From the genome of Leptospira koniambonensis:
TGGAACTGTCATCTGGCTGAGAGACATGGTGAAGGTGATCGCCGAGGGCAATAAGGAAAAATGGCTTCGTGGAGTGATGGTGGATATCACAGAACGAAAAAATTTCGAAGAGAAGTTCTTAGAAAGAAACAGATTTATCGAATCCATTTTAGATATTAGTCCAGACATATTATATATTTACGATATAGCGGATAAGAAGAATGTATATAGCAATATAGGTGTAGAACGACTACTGGGCTATTCTGTAGAAGAGATACAGCAGCTGGGGAATTCTCTTCTTAAATCCCTTATGCATCCTGATGATTATCAGGCGTATTTGACTAATATTATTCCAAAATATTTGAACGCTCTAGATAAGGATGTAATAGAACATCAATATAGAATGCATCATAAGGATCAGAAATGGCGTTGGTTCGTTTCTAGAGAATTGATCTATAAGAGAGATCCAGAGGGAATTCCAACTCAAATTTTTGGTATTTCTAATGATATTACTAAAAGTAAAGAAGCAGAAGAAACTATTCTGGATCTAAATGCAAATCTGGAAAGAAAGATCGATCAGAGAACAGAAGAATTAAAAAGAACTAATGAAAATCTAAAAGAATCTTTGGAATACCAACAGAAGATGTCCAAGGAACTGAACGAAACACAAAGCCAACTTCTTCTTTCCGAAAAATTAGCCGCGTTAGGTCAGCTTGCTGCGGGGATGACTCATGAGCTAAATACTCCTTTGGGAGCGATTGTTTCTTCGAATCGTGCAATTTTAGATATCTTATACGAAGAGATTAAGGAAATACCTGACCTTCTTCTTTCTTTAAATAAAACAGAAGTGGACCATTTCAAATTTCTCTTGGATGAAAGTTTGAAGGAAATTTCCCAAGCAGAAATCTTGCCGAATCGTTCTTTGAGAAGGGAACTTGTTCGTGTATTCAAAGAGGCTTCGGTTGCGGATCCGGAGAATATTGCAAATATGATCCTTGAATTGGGGATCCATAGATTAGGAGAAAAACTCCCAGACCTATTGAAGACAGAAAATTCTCTAAAAATCCTAAATGCTGTTTCTGCAATCGCTTCTATCGTAAGATTTAGTAATGTAATTTCTATTGCTACTGGCAAAGCTTCTTATGTGGTAGATGCTCTTAAAAATTATCTGAATCCAGGAACGCATAACGGTGATGAAGAGCTTGTCCCAGTCGATATTGAAGTCGAACTCGAAACCATCATCGCTTTATATCATAATAAGATCAAATACGGTGTCGAAGTAATTAAACATTATCGGACTAATGAACTTTGTCTGGGAGATCCGGATAAGCTGAATCAAGTATGGATCAATCTATTAAATAATGGATTGCAGGCCATGAACTATAAAGGTAAGATCGAAATTTCGATAGAGAAAAGAGAATTCTGGATTATAGTTTCTTTCACAGATTCGGGCTCTGGAATTTCGAAAGAGATCCAAGACAAAATTTTCGATCCATTCTTCACTACCAAAAATCCTGGAGAAGGTATCGGTCTTGGTTTGGATATATGTAAAAAGATCATAGAAAAGATGGGCGGAAAAATAGAGTTTGAGAGCGAACCTGGACGCACTAGGTTCGAAGTTTGGCTGAAACCAGCGAACCGTAAAAAAGAGGAATCTGTTGGAAACTGAAACATCACAAAATGCGATCCTTTGCGTGGATGACGAAGCAATCATCTTAATTACCTTGCAAAAGGAATTAAAAAAACAGCTCGGAAATTTATTCCAGTACGAGACTGCCTTAAACGCAGAAGAAGCTATGGAAGTTATAGATGATCTGGTAGGCGCAGGTGTGAACGTGATCTTGATCCTTTCTGATTGGTTGATGCCAGGGATTAAAGGAGATGAGTTTTTAATTTTGGTCCACCAAAAATATCCTAAGATCCGATCCATTTTGATCACTGGGCATGTGGATGCTGCCGCAGTGGACAGGGTTAAGAAAGAGGCAGGTACTTATACAGTGATCCCAAAACCTTGGGACGTGAATAAATTAATGGAAGCTGTTCGAGTTTGTTGTAATTTAAATTAGAGCGAACGTTACGAAAATCACCTTAGGAAACTTTTGATCCATTATAATATTTTGCCCTTCAAACTAACACCGGTTCATTCAGATACTTCTATCTTGAAAACGAATTGACCTTTCCTTTTCTAAGAAGATACTTTATTATCTCCTAAAGGAATCTTCTCATCATGCTGCAAAACAACTATTTTAACGATGTATCCGACCTGAGGTTACATTTCGATCATATAATCAATTGGAAGGAAATTGTAGATTCCTACGAGGGTGGATTTACTGACGCCGCAAAATATAAAGCGGGAGATGAAAGATTCGCTGCTGCTCCTTCTTCTCATGAAGAAGCATTAGAATATTATAAAACTTTACTGGACTCTGTGGGAGAGTTTGCGGGTAAGGAAATCGCTCCTTATGTTGCTGAATTAGACAAAGTTGGGGTAAAATTCGAGAATGGAAAAGTTACATTCCCAGAAAAACTTTTAGAGATCGTGCGAAAAGCAAGAGATGCAGGCTTACAACCCACAGGTTTTTCTAGAAAATACGGCGGCTTAGGAGTTCCTTGGACTGTTCGAGCATTCTTTAGCGAAATTTTATATAGAGTGGATGCATCCGTTTGTATCTCCATAGGTTGTGTGAACTTAGCAGAGATCGTAGAAAAGAATGGAAGCGAAGAATTAAAAGACGAATGGTTGCCTCGTTTGGCCGCGGGGGAATTTGCCTGCGCTATGGGACTAACAGAACCTGATCATGGATCCGATCTACCAGGACTTCGCACCAAAGCCACACATAAAGAAGGAAATACTTACCTATTAAACGGAACCAAAAGATTTATCACACAAGGTTGCGGTACTGGCGAAATTCCAGCGATCCTTCTTCTTTTAGCTAGAACCGGAAATCCAGGAAGTGGAGCAAGAGGACTTTCATTCTTCTTAGTTCAATCCAAAGACGTTCAGGTTGCTGGAATAGAAAAGAAGATGGGATTACATTGTTCTCCCACTTGTGAGATCGTTTTAGAAAATACTCCTGGGATCTTAATCGGAGAAGAAGGTCACGGACTCATCAAACATACGATGGGAATGTTGAATGGAGCTCGTATGGGAATTTCCCAACAAGGAGTGGGGATCGCACAAGCAGCATTAGCTGAAACTAAAAAATATACTTCTGAAAGAATTCAATTTGGAAAACCGATCGGAACCATCCCCGCAGTTCGTAAAATTCTGCGAAGAATGGAAAGAGAAACAATGGCAATGCGCTGCCTAATGTTAGAAGGCGCTCGTGCGATGGACTTGTATTATTTCAGAGGAGATCATCTGAAAGAGAAAGGTGCCACAGAAAGAGATCTAAAATCAGACGTTGTCTTGAAGTATTGGGAAAAGTTAGCCGGAATACTTACGCCAATTTCTAAGTTTTATTGTTCCGAGTCTTGTGTAAAGATCGCTGGTGACGCTGTTCAACTTCATGGAGGAGCGGGCTTCACTGAAGATTATGATGTTTCTAGAATTTATAGAGATGCTCGTATCACAACAATCTATGACGGAACTTCTCAGATCCAAGTCAACGCTAGCATTGGTGGGATCGTCACAGGAATGAGCGGTCATGGTTTCTTAAGAGAATATATAGATAGCGAATGGTCCCATTTCCCAACCGAAGAAACCAAAGTTCTTTCCGAAGTTTGGGACGGTTTCCAAGAGGCTGTTGTTATGTATAAGGATCTTGCGACTTCTGAGGAGAGAGAAGAAACTGCGGATGAGATTGTTTGGGCAAGTGCCAGACTTCTTTCCGGTTTGTTATTCTATCGTTCTACACTTCGTATTCCTGAAGAGTTTAGGGCCGAAAGACTTTCATATGTGGACGAATATAATCTAGATAGTTTAGGCTATATGGAAGGTTTAAAGGCTAAGTTGAAGGTAAAAGTTTCGGCAAGACAGGCCGTTTAAAACGTCAAAAAAACGTTTTTTGCCCTTATACTTTTAGGAATTCGGTCGATGGAATTAGAAGGAGGGGACTATGCCCGCATTCTCTATTCCGGGACTGAGTTCCGGCCAGGATACGAACCAAATCGTAAAAAAACTGGTAGAGCTGGAAGCAAAGCCGATTCGCCGTTTGGAAAGACAAAACGGTTTCAATCAGGCTCAGGTCAAAGCATGGTCCGATCTTAAAACTCTAACTACAGACCTCCAAAACAAAACTAGAGAAATTATATCTTTCACAGCGCCTTTTGCGACTAAATCAATCGTTTCCGATCCAGAAGGTGTGATCACTGGGGATGCTGCACGTTCTGCAAGCAGCGGAAAACGTAAGATAGAAGTGAAGGAACTTGCTACATTCCATCAGATCTCAGGTGATCCTATCGATTCAGAAAGAAAGATACCTGCTGGGACTTTTAAAGTACTTTCAGGAGAGATAGAGAAGGAGATAGAATTCCAAGGCGGAACTATCCGAGATCTATATCTTACAATTCGCACTGCTGCTGCAGGGATTGTTCAACCTACTATTGTAAAAGTAGACCAAGATAAAACAGTTTTAACATTAGCCGCTTCTCAATCTGGTAAAGACAATCAACTGAAATTCGATGATCCGAATGGAGTGCTTAAGGCAGCTTCTCTTGTAGGAGGAATGCTTCCACAAGATCCACCTCAATCTTTTTATCTTCCTTGGGAAGCAAGCCAGACAAATCCATTCCAGCCAGATAAATATGGTATGACTGCGAATGCTAAACCTACATTTATTGCGGCAGATCCCGAGAAAAAAGAACCTTCTAAGATCAAATTGAGTTCTAAACAAGCATTCCAATTCCATATGGATGCTAAAGAAGGGAAGAAGGGAGCAAGGATTGAAGCTACTCTTTCTGAACCTTTGGAAGAAGGTGAAACAATTTCCTTAGGTGTGATCTACGATCAAGATGAGCAGGATAAAGTATTTTTAGAAACTGCTTATCATAAAGAAGGGAAGGTCCGAGTTACTTTCAAATCCAATATGGATGGGAAGAAGATCCATAAGGTAATTGTAATCAACCAAACTGGAAAAGAGAAAGAATTCTCTAATTTCAGATTCGTTCTTCCTGCTGAATTTAACGGAGCTAAACCTGCAAAAACAATTGTAGAAGCTAAGGATGCAGTATTTTTAGTAGACGGTATTGAGATCACTCGGCCTAAAAATGAGGGTCTGACTGATGTTTTGGACGGAGTTCTTCTTAACTTAAACAAAAAGAGCGAAGGTGGTCCTGCTACAGTAGATATCAAAGTGGATTCCGCAAAAGGGATACGAATGATCAAAGAATTTATAGAAGCATATAATAATGTTCTAAAATACTCCAAAGATGCTACTGCAGTCAATAGAGAAGGTGGGGTCAGCGATTCCAAATTAGAAGATCCTGATATTACCAGATCCTTCTGGGAAGGAAAAACTAAAACAGGTATTTTAGCCGGGGAAAACTCAGTAATCCGTTTGGTTGCTGGAATGAAAACAGTAACTACTTCTTCTTTTCCTGCTTATCCAAGTTCCGAGATCAGAACACTTTCAGATGTTGGAATTTCAACAGGCGATGTAGGAAGTAAATGGGCGGATATCCAGGAGGGTTTCCTTGCTTTGGACGAAGCAAAACTAGCAGCTAAACTTGCGGAGAATCCAGATGCAGTTCGTCATTT
Proteins encoded in this window:
- the fliD gene encoding flagellar filament capping protein FliD — its product is MPAFSIPGLSSGQDTNQIVKKLVELEAKPIRRLERQNGFNQAQVKAWSDLKTLTTDLQNKTREIISFTAPFATKSIVSDPEGVITGDAARSASSGKRKIEVKELATFHQISGDPIDSERKIPAGTFKVLSGEIEKEIEFQGGTIRDLYLTIRTAAAGIVQPTIVKVDQDKTVLTLAASQSGKDNQLKFDDPNGVLKAASLVGGMLPQDPPQSFYLPWEASQTNPFQPDKYGMTANAKPTFIAADPEKKEPSKIKLSSKQAFQFHMDAKEGKKGARIEATLSEPLEEGETISLGVIYDQDEQDKVFLETAYHKEGKVRVTFKSNMDGKKIHKVIVINQTGKEKEFSNFRFVLPAEFNGAKPAKTIVEAKDAVFLVDGIEITRPKNEGLTDVLDGVLLNLNKKSEGGPATVDIKVDSAKGIRMIKEFIEAYNNVLKYSKDATAVNREGGVSDSKLEDPDITRSFWEGKTKTGILAGENSVIRLVAGMKTVTTSSFPAYPSSEIRTLSDVGISTGDVGSKWADIQEGFLALDEAKLAAKLAENPDAVRHLFAQDTNSDARMDTGVGVNLVEHLKPYTQFAGGLVTSKIKLLEEQVSDNNKKIKNFESHLMSYEKKLKEKFLYMEQGVGRNKAVGSYLNNNLSRGQGGDDK
- a CDS encoding acyl-CoA dehydrogenase family protein, translated to MLQNNYFNDVSDLRLHFDHIINWKEIVDSYEGGFTDAAKYKAGDERFAAAPSSHEEALEYYKTLLDSVGEFAGKEIAPYVAELDKVGVKFENGKVTFPEKLLEIVRKARDAGLQPTGFSRKYGGLGVPWTVRAFFSEILYRVDASVCISIGCVNLAEIVEKNGSEELKDEWLPRLAAGEFACAMGLTEPDHGSDLPGLRTKATHKEGNTYLLNGTKRFITQGCGTGEIPAILLLLARTGNPGSGARGLSFFLVQSKDVQVAGIEKKMGLHCSPTCEIVLENTPGILIGEEGHGLIKHTMGMLNGARMGISQQGVGIAQAALAETKKYTSERIQFGKPIGTIPAVRKILRRMERETMAMRCLMLEGARAMDLYYFRGDHLKEKGATERDLKSDVVLKYWEKLAGILTPISKFYCSESCVKIAGDAVQLHGGAGFTEDYDVSRIYRDARITTIYDGTSQIQVNASIGGIVTGMSGHGFLREYIDSEWSHFPTEETKVLSEVWDGFQEAVVMYKDLATSEEREETADEIVWASARLLSGLLFYRSTLRIPEEFRAERLSYVDEYNLDSLGYMEGLKAKLKVKVSARQAV
- a CDS encoding response regulator — encoded protein: METETSQNAILCVDDEAIILITLQKELKKQLGNLFQYETALNAEEAMEVIDDLVGAGVNVILILSDWLMPGIKGDEFLILVHQKYPKIRSILITGHVDAAAVDRVKKEAGTYTVIPKPWDVNKLMEAVRVCCNLN